GGGTAACTGACCAAGAAACCCTTAATAAGGAATTAGGAAGGCATAATTTTTCAAGCCTATTCAAAAAGTTTGTTCCTTTTACGATTAAAAGATAGCCATTTGCTTTCTTTTTTCTTGTATTTCAAGTATTTAGAGCCAAAATGAGTTGGCCTAAAGTCTATGCGCCACTCAGCCTGTCTCTTTTTCTTGCTTATTTTATGCGTTGGATGTTCGGGAATTCGAACTCCTTCTGAAGATCAAAAACTTTATCTAAAAGAGCAGGCTGTTCATAACCATGGGAAAAAAACTCTCTATGACCATGTTGTCGATATTGATCCAGGAAAGATCCGGGCCGGGGTAAGTTCTCTTTTCTATGAGTTGCCTCCGAAAACTGTTGCTGTTTTACCTTTCGTTGATCAAGATAAAGGAGATTATTATCTTAACAAACTTCCTCTAAATCAGCGCGATCCAGAATTACGGGAAAAATATCGGTGGACGAGGGCACAAAGAGTCCGAAAACTCATTTACGGAAACCTCGCTCAAAGAGAATACTACCCTATTAAACTGGGCAAAATCGATGCTGTATTAAAACAACATGGTATTTGGAACAGTAAAGATCTATCTAAAGTTTCTCCTGAGCAATTGGGCTCTTGGTTAAATACCGATGCCGTGATTTATGGAGTAGTAAAAAATTACGAAAGTTATTATGCCGGAGTCCTTTGTGGTTATAGCGTCGCTGCGGACATACAGATGCTTTCAACTAAAAACGGTGAGCAGCTCTTTTATGCTTCCGGTTTAAGGAATCAATTGGGTTTTGATTTCGGTCTAAATCCAACTGATCTGCTCATCAACTCAGTAATCAATTTTACTTATTTAAGAGATGTCGTATTGAGGCGCGCTGAAGAAGACATCTCAAGAGAAATCGTAATAAGAATTCCCACAAGAAGGCCAACTCCTTATTTCCCTCAGGCTGAAAATGCCCTTGCCCTTTCCCATAACTCTTCTTCAAAAGAAATACGGAATGAAAAAAAAGGCAGGGCTGGAAGTCCTCCACCCTCTACTCGATCCCTTAGCCATGAAAATGAAAAGAGAAGTCCTTTTCTTTTCACACAAGGCTCAGTGCATAAAATGCCTATCGAGCCTGATAATCCTCATTTTTCCTTTCGCCTTTCCAAAAAAAATGAATTGTCCCAAAAAAATATTGAAATAAGAAAAGCGGATTTTGCCCTTGCTGCTATCGATGAACCTAAGGGAAAACCGACTAAACAAAAAGCCATGCCAACTATTCTGTTTAATAACGTTTCAGATCAAAAGTTCTTTCTGTCCGAAATTGGTGATAAGATTCATGGAAAAAAATCTATATACGATCGGTTGATCGAGATGGATATCCAAAAACCTGAAGTGATCGCCCATCCCGATTATTCTCATGAAGCAAGCGGTAAAATAGCCGTTCTTCCTTTTTCAGATCAAGCAACAGGAGGTGATTTTCTTGTTAACCGCATTCCACTATTCCCCAAGTCAAAAATGCAAAAAGAAAATTGGCAATGGACAGTCAGTAATAGATTACGCAGAACCATTGCTGGTTATCTGGCCCAAAGGGATTTTGAAATTTTAAACCTTGGTGAAGTCGACACGACCTTAAAAGCTCATGGACTTGCAACCATGAAAGATTTATTGAGCATTCCTCCTAAAATCTTGGGAAAATGGCTTTCGGCTGATCTTCTGCTTTATGGGGAAGTGACCCATTACGAGGGTTTCTATTCGGTCGTTTGGGCTGCCTGGAAAGTGGGAGCACGATTGAATCTTGTTTCTGCCCATTCGGGAAAAAAACTTCTTTCTACCAATGCAACACGAATGTCTAACCGTTTTATTCCAGCTATCACTCCTGTCGATTTAGCTATTTCAGGAATTACAACCATGACCACGATGATGCGCGATTACAAATTAAAACAGGCTGAAGAAGAATTATCTAGAGAACTTGTATTGCGTTTTCCTGCTGTCAAACAGGTTAATGAAAATTCTGAAAATCGAGATCTTCCCCATCCTTTAGTCCATAAAATTTCTATTCTCGAATCTTCGCCTAAAAAAAGAAAAAATCTCGATCTTTTCGAAAAAAGCCCCTTCGCATAGACTCGCTTTCATTTGTTCCTTTTGTATAGTAATTGTTTACTGAGCTATGAATTTTTTCAGCAAATCCTCTTTCAGGGCTGATTTATTTTTGATCCTGCTTGGATTGTCATCCTTTTTTGTTTGGAAAATGCTGTTTGAAAGATCCTGCTATCAAAAAACTGAGGATGCTTATATGAGTTCTCATGTTTTGAGAATATCCTCGAAAGTTTCAGGTTACGTCGAGAAAGTGTTTGTAAATGATAATTGGAAAGTCAAAAAAGGTGAACTTTTGGTAAAAATTGATCCCAGGGATTACATCGCAAGAGTAGCGGTTGCGGATGCCATCAGAAAATTCGCTCAAAGCGAATGGTTAAGACTCCGTGAATTAAGTGTTGTCAATGCTTTAAGCGCTTTTAATTATGATCTTTCTTTAGCCTCAAACTTGATTACCCGATCCATTCTCCGCTTAGAAAGTCTTTCTCTTGGCTATACCGACATTTACAGTCCCATCCAAGGAAACATTACCAACAAGATGGTCGAACAAGGTGATTACGTGAGCAGCGGTCAATATCTTTTTTCAATAGTTTCCGGGGATTTCTGGATTATTGGGAATTTCAAAGAAGGACAGTTAAATAAAATCCGCCCGGGTCAACCAACCTGGATCAAAATTGATGCGTATCCCAACAGATGGCTATCGGCACATGTCGACAGCATACAAAAAGGGACAAAAAATGCCTTTAGCCCTTATTCTTCTGAAGACCTTAGCCTTAATTACGTCAAAACTTCGCAGCGGATACCTATTAAAATACTCCTTGATGAAACGCTACCTTCCGACTACTTGAACATTGGCCCTTGGATGACGGTAAAGGTTAAGATAAAAACAGCTGAAGACAACTACATTTATCCGTTAAGTATCCTTTGCTCCCTGCTTAGTTTAATAGGTTTATTCTTTTTGAGAACAATCGCCAAAAAATATTTGCCCAAGAAATTCTTCTACTTTTAGCTTGTCTTTATTTCTTAAAAAGAGAAACCGTAATGCCGGCAATAACAAGAATGCCAATAAAAGTGTATATCCATACTAGAGTCCTTTCCTTGGCAACATCGCTAGATATTGTTCCTACGGCAGCTTTGCTCAATTTCCTCTTTTTAAGAAATCCATCATAATTTCTCTGGAGTAAATAGGTTTCTGTTTGCCGCATTGTATCCAATATCACACCCACAACAATCAGCAAACTTGTCCCCCCAAAAAACTGAGCTGTAATCGCAGGAATACCCAGCAAGTTCTGGACAACCATGGGCAATACAGCAAGGATAGACAAGAATACAGCTCCGGCTAGCGTTAGTCTGGTCATGGAATAGTCGAGAAACTCGGAAGTCGGAGCTCCAGGCCTTATACCGGGAATAAACCCTCCATGCTTTTTCAAATCATCAGCGATCTGTACGGGATTAAATTGGGTAGCAACCCAAAAATAGGAAAAGAAAAAAATCAGCACGACCGAAAGCGCATAATACAGAGAGCCTGCCGACAAGGAGTTGGCAATCCTAGCAGCAGTTGCTGAATTAGGAACTAAAAACCCAATCAAGGTTGAAGGGAACAGAAGAATAGCTTGGGCAAAAATGATGGGCATCACCCCGGCATAGTTCACTTTTAAGGGTAAAAAAGAAGTTTGACCACCATAAATTCGGTTTCCCCTTACCTGTTTTGCGTAATGTATAGTAATTTTTCTCATCGCCTGAGTCATAGCCACAGTCGTAGCAATAACACCGAAGAGAAAAAGGAGAAGAAGGGCTATCAGGAAAGGACTTGAAGCGGTAATACTCGAAGGAGAAATGAGTTTCGACCATCCCTGGACAAGGCCAGCGGGTAAGCGAGCCAAAATGCCTATTGTAATAATCAAAGAGACCCCATTACCAATACCCTTATCCGAAATCTGCTCTCCCAACCACATGAGAAGCAAGGTTCCCGTGGTCAAACTAATCATGGTGATGAGTCTAAAACCCCAGCCAGGTTCAGGAACAAGTGGGCTGCCTAATTTTTCAATAATTCCATGAATTCCATGAAGCAAAGGAATGCTTTCAGGATTTTCAAAACCGATAGCGAGCAAATATCCCTGGAAAAGACACAACAAAACGGTTAACATCCGAGCATACTGCGTCAATTTCTGTCTTCCTCCCTCTTCTCTAGCCAGTTTTCCCAGGGTTGGGA
The DNA window shown above is from Methylacidiphilum caldifontis and carries:
- a CDS encoding GNA1162 family protein, giving the protein MRHSACLFFLLILCVGCSGIRTPSEDQKLYLKEQAVHNHGKKTLYDHVVDIDPGKIRAGVSSLFYELPPKTVAVLPFVDQDKGDYYLNKLPLNQRDPELREKYRWTRAQRVRKLIYGNLAQREYYPIKLGKIDAVLKQHGIWNSKDLSKVSPEQLGSWLNTDAVIYGVVKNYESYYAGVLCGYSVAADIQMLSTKNGEQLFYASGLRNQLGFDFGLNPTDLLINSVINFTYLRDVVLRRAEEDISREIVIRIPTRRPTPYFPQAENALALSHNSSSKEIRNEKKGRAGSPPPSTRSLSHENEKRSPFLFTQGSVHKMPIEPDNPHFSFRLSKKNELSQKNIEIRKADFALAAIDEPKGKPTKQKAMPTILFNNVSDQKFFLSEIGDKIHGKKSIYDRLIEMDIQKPEVIAHPDYSHEASGKIAVLPFSDQATGGDFLVNRIPLFPKSKMQKENWQWTVSNRLRRTIAGYLAQRDFEILNLGEVDTTLKAHGLATMKDLLSIPPKILGKWLSADLLLYGEVTHYEGFYSVVWAAWKVGARLNLVSAHSGKKLLSTNATRMSNRFIPAITPVDLAISGITTMTTMMRDYKLKQAEEELSRELVLRFPAVKQVNENSENRDLPHPLVHKISILESSPKKRKNLDLFEKSPFA
- a CDS encoding HlyD family secretion protein; translation: MSSHVLRISSKVSGYVEKVFVNDNWKVKKGELLVKIDPRDYIARVAVADAIRKFAQSEWLRLRELSVVNALSAFNYDLSLASNLITRSILRLESLSLGYTDIYSPIQGNITNKMVEQGDYVSSGQYLFSIVSGDFWIIGNFKEGQLNKIRPGQPTWIKIDAYPNRWLSAHVDSIQKGTKNAFSPYSSEDLSLNYVKTSQRIPIKILLDETLPSDYLNIGPWMTVKVKIKTAEDNYIYPLSILCSLLSLIGLFFLRTIAKKYLPKKFFYF
- the secY gene encoding preprotein translocase subunit SecY, with the protein product MLSAFVNIFKIPELRSRILFTLGVIIIIRLGSAIPTPGVNPNVLGEFFRTVVDQQAQGSVVGMLNLFSGGALENCAIFSLSVMPYISASIMMQLLTTVVPTLGKLAREEGGRQKLTQYARMLTVLLCLFQGYLLAIGFENPESIPLLHGIHGIIEKLGSPLVPEPGWGFRLITMISLTTGTLLLMWLGEQISDKGIGNGVSLIITIGILARLPAGLVQGWSKLISPSSITASSPFLIALLLLFLFGVIATTVAMTQAMRKITIHYAKQVRGNRIYGGQTSFLPLKVNYAGVMPIIFAQAILLFPSTLIGFLVPNSATAARIANSLSAGSLYYALSVVLIFFFSYFWVATQFNPVQIADDLKKHGGFIPGIRPGAPTSEFLDYSMTRLTLAGAVFLSILAVLPMVVQNLLGIPAITAQFFGGTSLLIVVGVILDTMRQTETYLLQRNYDGFLKKRKLSKAAVGTISSDVAKERTLVWIYTFIGILVIAGITVSLFKK